AGCGCGGCGACATCGTCACTGTCGAGGACCCCGACCTCGGTCCGGTGCGGATGCAGGCGGTGATCCCGCACTTCCGGCGCAAGCCAGGACGCGTGTGGCGGACCGGGCCGGCGCTCGGACAGGACAACCAGCTCGTCTACCGGGAGTGGCTCGGGCTCAGCGCGGAGGAACTGACCGGCCTGGAGAACAACGATGTCGTCTGAGAACCCGGCCGCCCCGCAGCGGCCCCCGCTGCGCTCCTTGCTGTTCGTCCCCGGCACCCGGACCGACTGGCTGCCCAAGGCGCGAGCGGCCGGCGCGGACGCGGTGATCCTCGACCTGGAGGACGCGGTGCCGCAACAGGAGAAGGCCGCCGCCCGCGCCCGGGTCGCCGAAGCCCTCGCCGGGACGGCCGCGGGACCGGACGACGGCATGGCCCACTTCGTGCGGATCAACCCGCTCGACGGCTGGACGGGCGCCGAGGAACTCCGCGCGCTCGCCCGTCCAGGCCTGGCCGGCATCGTGCTCCCCAAGGTGCGCTGCGCCCAGGACGTGCGGTTGGCCGACCGGCTGCTCACCTGGTGCGAGCACGAACAAGGGCTGCCCCCGGGGAAGTTCGCACTTGTGCCCCTGCTGGAGACGGCCCGCGCTCTGCACGCCGCGTACGATATCGCCGCAGCCGCCCCCCGCGTCGCCTACACCGGTGCCGTCACCGCCCCGGGTGGTGACGTCGAGCGCGCCATCGGCTACCGCTGGAGCCCGGCCGGCACCGAGACGTCGGCCCTGCGCTCCCGCGTCCTGCTGGACGTCCGGGCGGTTGGAGCACCGCACCCGGTCACCGGATTGTGGGCCCGCATCACCGACCTGGCCGGGCTGCGCTCCTTCGCCGAACAGAACCGCTCCCTCGGCTACGCGGGGATGATGGCCATCCACCCGTCCCACGT
This sequence is a window from Streptomyces sp. NBC_01775. Protein-coding genes within it:
- a CDS encoding HpcH/HpaI aldolase/citrate lyase family protein, producing the protein MSSENPAAPQRPPLRSLLFVPGTRTDWLPKARAAGADAVILDLEDAVPQQEKAAARARVAEALAGTAAGPDDGMAHFVRINPLDGWTGAEELRALARPGLAGIVLPKVRCAQDVRLADRLLTWCEHEQGLPPGKFALVPLLETARALHAAYDIAAAAPRVAYTGAVTAPGGDVERAIGYRWSPAGTETSALRSRVLLDVRAVGAPHPVTGLWARITDLAGLRSFAEQNRSLGYAGMMAIHPSHVPVINEVFSPGDDELARCARLVAAVEKAQADGAGAVSFEGEMVDEAMAATARQVLRQHARP